One segment of Ascochyta rabiei chromosome 7, complete sequence DNA contains the following:
- a CDS encoding Methylglyoxal reductase (NADPH) has translation MSEPTGRVLLTGANGFVAAHIVQSLIAQRYHIVGTTRSKAKAEQVIALHPSWKPHITWVYIVDIGAAKAYDEAFRMGPFDYVIHNASPVDFTVKDLQSQMIDPAIRGTTTLLEAARSFGGPLLKRIVISGSTSSVSNYFQPDSKARKPWTEADWNEVTVEYAIEKQDAFAAYMVSKKLAEQAAWKFMADYEPKFDIVVLNPYVIIGPMLQPVAGPEQVSSTNAFPVYNFINGTYKDINGLLFPAWYFVDVRDVARAHILSMTTPAASNKRILLVSGLITPQMIINIIRKQFPKLLDRIIEGNSEKLVPDGIDPTDWDVSRSFEIFGPDWKYIDLNTTVTDTVKDLLNHEEKWASAT, from the exons ATGTCAGAACCAACAGGCAGGGTTCTTCTTACCGGAGCAAACGGCTTTGTTGCTGCGCACATAGTCCAGAGTCTCATTGCACAGAGATATCACATTGTTGGTACTACCCGCTCCAAGGCCAAAGCTGAGCAAGTTATTGCGCTCCATCCTTCATGGAAACCTCACATTACTTGGGTATACATAGTCGACATTGGAGCTGCGAAAGCCTATGATGAGGCGTTCCGGATGGGGCCTTTTGACTATGTCATTCACAATGCTTCACCCGTCGACTTTACCGTTAAGGATCTGCAGAGTCAGATGATCGATCCTGCAATTCGAGG AACAACAACTCTTCTTGAAGCGGCCCGGAGCTTTGGAGGACCTTTACTGAAGCGTATCGTAATTTCGGGCAGCACTTCCAGTGTGTCAAACTACTTCCAACCTGATAGCAAAGCCCGTAAGCCGTGGACGGAAGCTGATTGGAATGAG GTCACTGTTGAGTACGCAATCGAAAAGCAGGATGCTTTCGCCGCATACATGGTATCCAAAAAACTAGCTGAACAGGCAGCATGGAAGTTCATGGCTGATTACGAGCCGAAATTTGACATCGTAGTGTTGAACCCGTACGTCATCATTGGGCCAATGCTCCAACCTGTGGCTGGCCCCGAGCAAGTGTCGAGCACCAATGCATTCCCTGTGTACAACTTCATCAACGGAACGTACAAAGATATCAATGGACTTCTCTTCCCAGCCTGGTATTTT GTTGACGTGCGCGACGTGGCGCGCGCGCACATTCTGTCCATGACCACACCAGCTGCAAGCAACAAACGGATACTACTTGTCAGTGGCCTGATCACGCCACAAATGATCATCAACATCATTCGGAAGCAGTTTCCAAAACTACTCGACCGAATCATTGAGGGCAACTCCGAGAAACTGGTTCCGGACGGAATTGATCCGACGGACTGGGATGTCAGCAGAAGCTTCGAGATTTTTGGGCCAGATTGGAAGTACATCGATTTGAATACGACAGTTACAGACACTGTGAAGGATCTGCTCAACCATGAAGAGAAGTGGGCCAGCGCAACGTAG
- a CDS encoding Malate dehydrogenase (oxaloacetate-decarboxylating), protein MPHGELLTQSHRMISDTERLNKEQLPFRYLDEVSSVFNQQYSTTLTFLTANRDFHEMTNEHEFSHVPLSTSGPQEVAYKGMALLETPHFNKGTGFTDRERDVFGLHGLLPSAVQTLDEQVKRAYGQFQSRSDDLAKNSFMTSLKEQNEVLYYRIIQDHLKEMFPIIYTPTEGEAISQYSRLFRRPEGCFLDIANQDRVEESLSQYADPADIDVIVVSDGEQILGIGDQGVGAILISIAKLAIYTACAGIHPTRTLPVVLDCGTNNEKLLEDDLYLGLHRKRASGKEYDQFVDRFIAAAKKSYPNAYIHFEDFGLSNARRILDKYTSKIACFNDDVQGTGSVTLASIMAALKINKVSWEEARIVCFGAGTAGTGIADQIRDAISLETGKSIEKAREQIWCIDKPGLLLKSMKDELTTAQHDYARNDDDWKGENHKSFLEVIKKVKPHVLIGTSTKPGAFTKEICQEMAKHVERPIIFPLSNPTRLHEAKPADIFEWTQGKALVATGSPFAPVEYNGKKYDVAECNNSVCFPGIGLGVILSGARLLPPPLLVAATKAIAEEAPILKDPTKGLCPDIEQARHVSVKIAAAVIKAAIKHNLNQVKGIPEDDQKLEKWIVEQMWSPEYRDLEPVERK, encoded by the exons ATGCCGCATGGTGAACTCCTAACACAGTCGCATCGGATGATCTCGGATACTGAAAGACTCAATAAGGAGCAACTGCCATTCCGTTATCTGGATGAGGTCTCTTCTGTATTCAATCAGCAATACTCCACTACACTTACATTTCTTACTGCCAATAGGGACTTTCATGAAATGACGAACGAACACGAGTTCTCGCACGTCCCTCTGTCCACTTCCGGACCACAGGAAGTGGCCTACAAG GGCATGGCTTTGCTGGAGACTCCTCATTTCAACAAGGGCACCGGCTTTACTGATCGAGAGCGAGACGTCTTTGGTCTACACGGTCTTTTGCCGTCTGCTGTCCAAACTCTAGACGAACAAGTCAAGAGAGCCTATGGACAATTTCAGAGTCGTTCCGATGATCTTGCCAAGAATTCTTTCATGACCAGCTTGAAAGAGCAAAACGAGGTGCTCTACTACCGG ATCATTCAAGATCATTTGAAGGAGATGTTTCCTATCATTTATACCCCAACTGAAGGAGAAGCAATCTCGCAGTACTCAAGGTTGTTCCGACGACCAGAAGGCTgcttcttagatattgcgAACCAAGACCGTGTAGAAGAAAGCTTGAGTCAATACGCTGACCCGGCTGATATCGATGTCATCGTAGTCAGTGATGGCGAACAG ATTCTTGGTATTGGCGATCAGGGTGTTGGAGCCATCCTCATCAGTATCGCAAAGCTAGCCATCTACACTGCATGCGCTGGCATCCATCCTACGAGAACTCTACCTGTTGTCTTAGACTGCGGCACAAAC AATGAGAAGTTGCTTGAGGATGACCTGTACCTAGGCCTCCACCGAAAAAGAGCCAGCGGAAAAGAATATGACCAGTTTGTGGATCGTTTCATTGCGGCGGCAAAGAAAAGTTATCCAAATGCGTATATCCACTTCGAGGATTTCGGCTTAAGCAATGCCCGCAGGATCCTGGACAAATATACATCCAAAATTGCTTGCTTCAACGACGATGTCCAAGGTACTGGCTCTGTTACTTTAGCATCCATCATGGCTGCTCTCAAGATCAACAAGGTTTCATGGGAAGAGGCGCGTATCGTTTGTTTCGGCGCTGGAACAGCGGGTACAGGTATCGCAGACCAGATCCGAGACGCCATCTCGTTAGAGACGGGCAAGTCGATCGAGAAAGCCCGTGAACAGATTTG GTGCATCGACAAACCAGGCCTTCTTCTGAAATCGATGAAAGATGAGCTGACCACAGCACAACATGACTACGCCCGCAACGATGACGACTGGAAAGGCGAAAACCACAAATCGTTTCTGGAAGTCATTAAGAAAGTTAAGCCCCATGTCCTGATTGGAACATCTACAAAGCCTGGAGCATTTACCAAAGAGATCTGCCAGGAAATGGCGAAGCACGTCGAGCGCCCTATTATCTTCCCACTGAGCAACCCAACCAGACTGCACGAAGCTAAGCCTGCTGACATCTTCGAATGGACGCAAGGAAAAGCTCTTGTGGCGACTGGCAGTCCATTCGCGCCTGTCGAGTATAACGGCAAGAAATATGACGTGGCGGAATGCAACAACTCGGTGTGCTTCCCTGGTATTGGCCTGGGTGTCATTCTTTCCGGAGCACGTTTGCTTCCACCTCCTCTGCTTGTTGCCGCTACCAAGGCCATTGCGGAAGAAGCTCCAATTTTGAAAGATCCCACCAAAGGACTGTGCCCTGATATCGAACAAGCACGACATGTCAGTGTGAAGATCGCTGCAGCAGTTATCAAGGCTGCCATCAAACATAATCTGAACCAGGTCAAAGGAATTCCTGAAGATGATCAGAAACTGGAGAAATGGATTGTTGAGCAGATGTGGTCTCCTGAGTATCGTGATTTGGAGCCCGTAGAGCGCAAGTAG
- a CDS encoding Lactate 2-monooxygenase, producing the protein MSTHRAKLDPVEYEKEVYQKGLQYERPPFTFKSLDWESLARERMSAESAGYVIGNAGTGETSRKNREAFQNWSIIPKRLVKTNSFPDLSTTVLGHKLERPFAMAPVGVNKIFHPLGEIAAAKAAAKENVPYIMSTASSTSIEDVAKANGDGTRFFQLYWPASEHDDLTISILNRAKKAGFSALVVTLDTYMLGWRPSDMDNGYNPFLRADQIGVAIGFSDPVFREHFKKTHGCEIEEDEQTAAAEWSQVVFPQFSHGWEDLKFLQKHWDGPIVLKGIQTVADAQKCVELGIQGIVVSNHGGRQVDGGVASLKVLPRIVEAVGDKLEILFDSGIRCGADIAKALALGAKLCLVGRPYVFGLAMGGEQGVSHVLKSLSGDLELTLHLAGIISVSPKDLNKDVLEKEN; encoded by the exons ATGTCTACCCACCGCGCGAAGTTGGACCCAGTCGAATATGAGAAAGAGGTATACCAGAAAGGTCTACAATACGAAAGACCTCCATTCACGTTCAAATCACTGGATTGGGAGTCTCTTGCGCGAGAACGCATGTCGGCCGAAAGCGCCGGATATGTGATTGGCAATGCAGGAACTGGCGAGACATCTCGCAAGAATCGCGAAGCATTCCAGAACTGGTCAATCATTCCCAAGCGCCTAGTCAAGACGAATTCTTTCCCAGATTTGTCCACGACTGTCCTGGGCCATAAACTCGAACGTCCATTTGCGATGGCACCAGTAGGTGTCAACAAGATCTTCCATCCTCTGGGCGAAATCGCAGCGGCGAAAGCGGCAGCCAAGGAAAACGTTCCCTATATTATGAGCACAGCGAGCAGTACCAGCATTGAAGACGTTGCGAAAGCAAATGGAGACGGAACACGGTTTTTCCAACTGTATTGGCCAGCCTCGGAGCATGACGATCTGACAATTTCCATTCTCAACCGTGCCAAAAAGGCTGGGTTCTCCGCCTTGGTAGTGACGCTCGATACATATATGCTGGGGTGGAGGCCTTCAGATATGGACAATGG CTACAACCCATTTCTCCGTGCCGATCAGATCGGAGTAGCAATCGGATTTTCAGACCCTGTGTTCCGTGAACACTTCAAGAAAACACACGGTTGTGAGATTGAGGAAGACGAGCAAACCGCTGCTGCCGAATGGTCACAGGTAGTCTTTCCACAGTTTAGTCACGGATGGGAAGATCTCAAATTCCTGCAAAAACATTGGGATGGTCCAATTGTACTCAAGGGTATCCAGACCGTTGCTGATGCCCAAAAGTGCGTCGAGTTGGGTATCCAGGGTATCGTCGTAAGCAACCATGGAGGAAGACAGGTTGACGGAGGCGTCGCTTCTCTTAAGGTTCTGCCGCGCATAGTGGAAGCTGTTGGCGATAAGCTGGAAATCCTGTTCGACTCGGGAATCCGGTGTGGAGCGGATATCGCCAAGGCACTAGCTTTAGGGGCAAAGTTGTGCCTAGTAGGAAGACCGTATGTTTTTGGACTGGCAATGGGTGGAGAGCAAGGTGTTAGCCATGTCCTGAAGTCATTGTCAGGAGACCTGGAACTAACACTTCACCTTGCGGGCATCATTTCAGTCTCTCCTAAAGACCTGAACAAAGATGTTCTTGAGAAGGAGAATTAG